The following are encoded together in the Streptomyces sp. NBC_01465 genome:
- a CDS encoding DUF1269 domain-containing protein produces the protein MSNLFVVAYNDLATANQVRDKLFSMNREHLVELEDAVVVERRESDGKIKLHQAVNHTTTGAASGALWGGVIGLLFLVPFLGAAVGAAAGAAGGAVTDTGVNDNFMKEVSENLRPGAAALFVLVKTAARDKVVPELAQFGGQLVQTSLSTEDEEHLKEMVKAAQAEKQA, from the coding sequence ATGAGCAATCTGTTCGTCGTCGCCTACAACGACCTCGCCACCGCCAACCAGGTGCGCGACAAGCTCTTCTCCATGAACCGCGAACACCTTGTCGAGCTGGAGGACGCGGTCGTCGTCGAGCGCCGCGAGTCCGACGGCAAGATCAAGCTGCACCAGGCCGTCAACCACACCACCACGGGTGCTGCCAGCGGCGCGCTGTGGGGCGGCGTCATCGGGCTGCTCTTCCTGGTGCCGTTCCTCGGCGCGGCTGTGGGCGCGGCGGCGGGCGCCGCGGGCGGGGCCGTCACCGACACCGGGGTCAACGACAACTTCATGAAGGAGGTCAGCGAGAACCTCCGTCCCGGAGCCGCTGCCCTCTTCGTGCTGGTCAAGACTGCGGCGCGCGACAAGGTCGTCCCGGAGCTGGCGCAGTTCGGCGGCCAGTTGGTGCAGACCTCGCTCTCCACGGAGGACGAGGAGCACCTCAAGGAGATGGTGAAGGCGGCGCAGGCCGAGAAGCAGGCCTAG
- a CDS encoding FAD binding domain-containing protein, with product MSTYVPQAAAAVTLPASLDEAVAALTAMPAAVPVAGGTDLMAAVNAGLLRPAGLVGLGRISEIRGWHYQDGHALLGAGLTHARMGRPDFAALIPALAAASRAAGPPQIRNAGTLGGNIVTAAPTGDALPVLAALEATLVIAGPGGARRETPVSHLLAGRDMLEPAELVGFVRVPLLHAPQVFLKATGRTGPGRATASVAVVLDPARRGVRCAVGAIAPMPLRPLEAEQWIASLIDWDGERAALAPEALHAFGEYVAAACIPDPVGEGDEAPPLSPAVLHLRRTVAALARRALGRALA from the coding sequence TTGAGCACGTACGTACCGCAGGCGGCGGCAGCCGTGACGCTGCCGGCCTCGCTCGACGAGGCCGTGGCGGCCCTCACCGCCATGCCCGCCGCCGTGCCCGTCGCGGGCGGCACCGACCTGATGGCGGCGGTCAACGCGGGCCTGTTGAGGCCCGCGGGACTCGTCGGCCTCGGCCGCATCAGCGAGATCCGCGGCTGGCACTACCAGGACGGACACGCGCTGCTCGGCGCGGGCCTCACGCACGCGCGGATGGGGCGGCCGGACTTCGCCGCCCTGATCCCGGCGCTGGCGGCGGCCTCGCGGGCCGCGGGCCCGCCCCAGATCCGTAACGCCGGAACGCTCGGCGGGAACATCGTCACCGCGGCACCGACCGGCGACGCGCTGCCCGTACTGGCCGCGCTGGAAGCCACCTTGGTGATCGCGGGGCCCGGCGGGGCGCGGCGCGAGACGCCGGTCTCGCATCTGCTCGCGGGGCGGGACATGCTGGAGCCCGCCGAGTTGGTGGGTTTTGTACGGGTACCGCTGCTGCACGCCCCGCAGGTCTTCCTCAAGGCGACCGGGCGCACCGGGCCGGGACGCGCCACCGCCTCGGTCGCGGTCGTCCTCGACCCGGCGCGGCGCGGAGTGCGGTGCGCGGTCGGCGCCATCGCGCCGATGCCGCTGCGGCCGCTGGAGGCCGAGCAGTGGATCGCCTCGCTGATCGACTGGGACGGCGAACGGGCGGCGCTCGCACCGGAGGCGCTCCACGCCTTCGGGGAGTACGTCGCGGCCGCGTGCATCCCCGACCCGGTCGGCGAGGGGGACGAGGCGCCACCGCTGTCCCCGGCCGTACTCCACCTGCGGCGGACCGTCGCCGCACTGGCCCGTCGAGCACTGGGGAGGGCGCTGGCATGA
- a CDS encoding cytidine deaminase family protein, whose product MSDAELVAAATELAATGCRGENHTMAAAVRTADGRIVTGLNVYHFTGGPCAELVAIGAAATQGAYDLTTIVAVGDGGRGIVPPCGRCRQVLLDYFPEIRVLLGAGEHVGEHVKAVPVRDLLPESYVWADHQL is encoded by the coding sequence GTGAGCGACGCCGAACTCGTCGCGGCGGCAACGGAGTTGGCGGCCACCGGCTGCCGCGGTGAGAACCACACGATGGCGGCGGCCGTGCGCACGGCCGACGGCAGGATCGTCACCGGCCTGAACGTCTACCACTTCACCGGCGGACCCTGCGCCGAACTCGTCGCGATCGGGGCGGCGGCCACCCAGGGCGCGTACGACCTCACCACGATCGTCGCGGTCGGCGACGGGGGCCGCGGCATCGTGCCGCCCTGCGGGCGCTGCCGCCAGGTCCTGCTCGACTACTTCCCGGAGATCCGGGTGCTGCTCGGCGCCGGTGAGCACGTAGGTGAGCACGTAAAGGCCGTCCCTGTCAGGGATTTGCTGCCCGAGTCATACGTTTGGGCAGATCACCAGCTCTGA
- a CDS encoding type II toxin-antitoxin system death-on-curing family toxin, which produces MTRHLTVAEVTGLASAAFGGQPPELRAPGLLESAVHRPRARMFGTEAYSDTYEQAAALLHAIATNHPFVDGNKRTAWLAAATFLALNGVDLAGADQDVAYDLVIDIAAGTASDLPALAQRLRAL; this is translated from the coding sequence ATGACCCGTCATCTCACCGTCGCCGAGGTCACCGGCCTCGCCAGCGCCGCCTTCGGCGGGCAGCCGCCCGAGCTCCGGGCCCCCGGGCTCCTGGAGTCCGCCGTGCACCGGCCGCGCGCCCGGATGTTCGGCACCGAGGCGTACAGCGACACGTACGAGCAGGCCGCCGCCCTCCTCCACGCCATCGCCACCAACCACCCCTTCGTGGACGGCAACAAGCGCACCGCCTGGCTGGCAGCGGCGACGTTCCTCGCGCTCAACGGCGTCGATCTCGCCGGCGCCGACCAGGACGTGGCGTACGACCTCGTCATCGACATCGCGGCCGGTACGGCAAGCGACCTCCCCGCCCTCGCGCAGCGCCTCCGCGCGCTGTGA
- a CDS encoding MFS transporter, giving the protein MTVLEPRDAEVAAPAPIPAPEQGGILGRTHRALSLGIITVVLLIAFEATAVGTAMPIAARELDGVSLYAFAFSAYFTTSLFSMVLSGQWADRRGPLAPLATGIAAFGAGLLLSGTASSMWLFIAGRAVQGLGGGLVIVALYVVVSRAYSERLRPAIMAGFAASWVVPSVVGPLVSGAVTEHLGWRWVFVGIPVLVVFPLALALPAIRRMASGPADPSAPVPPFDRRRIRLALAISAGAALLQYAGEDLRWLSLIPAVAGAGLLVPAVLGLLPRGTYRAVRGLPSVVLLRGIAAGSFIAAESFVPLMLVTQRGLSPTMAGLSLAVGGGTWALGSWVQSRPRLEPYRQSLMVFGMLCVVVAIVLAPSVLIQSVPVWIVAVAWAIGCFGMGMVIASTSVLLLKLSAPEEAGENSAALQISDGLSNVILLAVGGATFAALGGGAVGALHDTSSASHPAAFAAVFLPMAGVALVGMWVATRLGPGSPRRGAA; this is encoded by the coding sequence ATGACCGTCCTGGAACCACGCGACGCCGAGGTCGCTGCCCCCGCCCCCATACCCGCCCCTGAGCAGGGCGGGATCCTCGGCAGGACCCACCGCGCGCTCTCCCTCGGCATCATCACCGTCGTCCTGCTGATCGCCTTCGAGGCGACGGCCGTCGGCACGGCGATGCCGATCGCGGCGCGTGAACTGGACGGTGTCTCGCTCTACGCCTTCGCGTTCTCCGCGTACTTCACGACGTCTCTGTTCTCGATGGTCCTCTCCGGGCAGTGGGCAGACCGGCGCGGGCCGCTCGCGCCCCTCGCGACCGGGATCGCCGCCTTCGGAGCAGGGCTGCTCCTGTCCGGCACGGCGTCCTCGATGTGGCTGTTCATCGCGGGGCGTGCGGTGCAGGGGCTGGGCGGGGGACTGGTCATCGTCGCCCTGTACGTCGTCGTCAGCCGCGCCTACTCCGAGCGGCTGCGCCCCGCGATCATGGCGGGGTTCGCGGCGAGCTGGGTGGTGCCGTCGGTGGTCGGGCCGCTGGTCTCCGGGGCGGTGACCGAACACCTGGGCTGGCGCTGGGTTTTCGTGGGGATTCCGGTCCTTGTCGTCTTCCCGCTCGCGCTGGCGCTCCCGGCGATCCGGCGGATGGCATCGGGCCCTGCGGACCCCTCGGCCCCGGTTCCGCCCTTCGACCGGCGGCGCATCCGACTGGCGCTCGCGATCTCGGCGGGGGCGGCGCTGCTGCAGTACGCGGGGGAGGACCTGCGGTGGCTGTCGCTGATCCCGGCGGTGGCGGGTGCGGGGCTTTTGGTGCCCGCCGTACTCGGGCTGCTGCCGCGCGGGACCTACCGCGCGGTGCGCGGGCTGCCGTCCGTGGTGCTGCTGCGGGGGATCGCGGCGGGGTCCTTCATCGCGGCGGAGAGCTTCGTGCCGCTGATGCTGGTGACACAGCGGGGGCTCTCGCCGACGATGGCGGGGCTCTCGCTGGCGGTCGGCGGGGGGACGTGGGCGCTGGGGTCGTGGGTGCAGTCCCGGCCGCGGCTGGAGCCGTACCGGCAGAGCCTGATGGTGTTCGGGATGCTGTGCGTGGTGGTGGCCATCGTGCTGGCGCCCAGCGTGCTGATCCAGTCGGTGCCGGTGTGGATCGTGGCGGTCGCGTGGGCGATCGGGTGCTTCGGGATGGGGATGGTGATCGCGTCGACGAGCGTGCTGCTGCTGAAGCTGTCGGCGCCCGAGGAGGCGGGGGAGAACTCGGCGGCGCTGCAGATCTCCGACGGGCTGTCGAACGTGATTCTGCTGGCGGTGGGCGGGGCGACGTTCGCTGCGCTGGGCGGGGGAGCGGTGGGGGCGCTTCACGACACGTCGTCGGCGTCGCACCCTGCCGCGTTCGCGGCGGTGTTCCTGCCGATGGCCGGGGTGGCGCTGGTGGGGATGTGGGTCGCGACGAGGCTGGGGCCGGGGTCTCCCCGCCGCGGGGCGGCGTAG
- a CDS encoding 2Fe-2S iron-sulfur cluster-binding protein yields the protein MTTNDENHEQQGGWQPVPQGGEYDSEATAFVQLPAYPEDMDWAGPAGSPLAAPGHGYVPPMILPLTPAAGTDPAATGSWSMPVTPQAPQWPEPEPAPAPVQDQGLTGQWTFSEPEPEPTASDLTGQWTIPVAGGEVPEDSGEFTMSTLRGPATLPGGAAAPWAVRDEPAGDFDPRPTHPDAEPAPAPWPTPAATDGTPPEGTPVPEFTTHQAPPTLPGGAPAPWAVAGGGTPAQGTPVPDETFTAVEETPVEEARPAPVPEPESAVPVPAPVQEQVPAEEPEPEADVPGPEPEADLDLAAEPEAEPALPAARSEHTPASYVLRVNGADRPVTDAWIGESLLYVLRERLGLAGAKDGCSQGECGACNVQVDGRLVASCLVPAATAAGSEVRTVEGLATDGEPSDVQRALAQCGAVQCGFCIPGMAMTVHDLLEGNHAPTELETRQALCGNLCRCSGYRGVLDAVAEVVAGREASAAATAASTEEARIPHQAPPGAGSVQQQPHPHDGGMA from the coding sequence ATGACCACGAACGACGAGAACCACGAGCAGCAGGGCGGCTGGCAGCCGGTCCCGCAGGGCGGCGAGTACGACTCCGAGGCGACGGCGTTCGTCCAGCTGCCCGCGTACCCCGAGGACATGGACTGGGCGGGCCCCGCGGGCTCGCCGCTCGCGGCGCCCGGGCACGGCTACGTACCGCCGATGATCCTTCCGTTGACGCCCGCGGCCGGTACGGACCCGGCGGCGACGGGGTCCTGGTCGATGCCGGTGACACCGCAGGCCCCGCAGTGGCCCGAGCCGGAACCGGCGCCCGCGCCGGTGCAGGACCAGGGGCTGACGGGGCAGTGGACGTTCAGCGAGCCGGAGCCCGAGCCGACGGCGAGCGACCTCACGGGCCAGTGGACGATCCCGGTGGCCGGGGGCGAAGTCCCGGAGGACTCGGGCGAGTTCACGATGTCGACGCTGCGCGGCCCGGCGACGCTGCCGGGCGGGGCGGCGGCTCCCTGGGCGGTACGGGACGAACCCGCGGGGGACTTCGACCCGCGCCCCACGCACCCGGACGCGGAGCCGGCCCCCGCGCCGTGGCCGACGCCGGCCGCGACGGACGGAACCCCGCCCGAGGGCACCCCGGTACCGGAGTTCACGACCCACCAGGCCCCGCCGACCCTGCCCGGCGGCGCCCCGGCGCCATGGGCGGTGGCCGGCGGCGGGACCCCGGCGCAGGGCACGCCCGTACCGGACGAGACGTTCACGGCCGTCGAGGAAACTCCGGTCGAGGAGGCGCGGCCCGCGCCCGTCCCGGAGCCGGAGTCCGCCGTTCCCGTACCTGCACCCGTGCAGGAACAGGTGCCCGCGGAAGAGCCGGAGCCCGAGGCCGATGTGCCCGGACCCGAGCCCGAGGCCGATCTCGATCTCGCGGCCGAACCCGAAGCCGAACCCGCGCTCCCCGCAGCCCGGAGCGAGCACACCCCCGCCTCCTACGTCCTGCGCGTGAACGGCGCCGACCGGCCCGTCACCGATGCCTGGATCGGGGAGTCGCTGCTCTACGTCCTGCGTGAGCGCCTCGGTCTCGCCGGGGCCAAGGACGGGTGCTCGCAGGGCGAGTGCGGGGCCTGCAATGTCCAGGTCGACGGGCGGCTCGTCGCCTCCTGTCTGGTGCCCGCGGCCACCGCCGCCGGGTCCGAGGTCCGTACGGTCGAAGGGCTCGCCACCGACGGCGAACCCTCCGACGTCCAGCGCGCCCTCGCCCAGTGCGGGGCCGTGCAGTGCGGATTCTGCATCCCTGGCATGGCCATGACGGTCCATGACCTCCTCGAGGGCAACCACGCCCCCACCGAGCTCGAGACCCGTCAGGCGCTCTGCGGCAACCTCTGCCGCTGCTCCGGCTACCGGGGCGTCCTGGACGCCGTCGCCGAGGTCGTCGCCGGGCGCGAGGCGTCGGCAGCGGCGACCGCAGCGAGTACCGAGGAAGCCCGCATCCCGCACCAGGCGCCCCCCGGCGCGGGCAGCGTCCAGCAGCAACCCCACCCGCACGACGGAGGCATGGCGTGA
- a CDS encoding terpene synthase family protein, with protein MAKSFVMPEFYLPHPARLNPHLEAARTHTKQWARDMGMLEGSDVWEEKDLDSHDYALLCAYTHPDCTAEELATVTDWYVWVFFFDDHFLKLFKYSHDREGGKAYLDRLPAFMPMDLSAGFPEPQNPVEAGLADLWARTVPSMSMEWRARFAESTEHLLNESLWELSNINAGRISNPVEYIEMRRKVGGAPWSAGLVEYVTAEIPAAIAGTRPLRVLKDAFSDGVHLRNDLFSYDREIHDEGELSNGVLVLETFLGCTTQEAADAVNDLITSRLQQFEHTALTELAPVFAESGVDAAGVADTLLYVKGLQDWQSGGHEWHAASGRYPEGRADRGFALGALSGPGTSAADIRQLIGASGLGRLRQHAHVPFQRTGPSQLLDFDVPFPLSLSPHLPGARVALVEWAHRMGMLSDIWDEHKLIGYDFALCSAGIDPDATPEELALSAEWLAWGTYADDFYPLVLGQSRSLLAAKLSKDRLAALMAVEGESEVVPMDAMERGLADLWARTAGPLDLEGRRYFRAAVDTMLDSWLWELANQAEHRVPDPVDYIEMRRATFGSDLTMALARLRRGNVIPAALYNSGPMRSLEGAAADYAALMNDVFSYQKEIEFEGELHNALLVVQTFFGCDYEAALAVVDDLMRERMRQFQHVAEHELPVLYEDFGLDGEGRQAMADHVRELEDWMVAILNWHRGTRRYGEAELLADRPGIRPLPLAPTGIGTSAARVFVAG; from the coding sequence GTGGCGAAGAGTTTTGTCATGCCGGAGTTCTATCTGCCTCATCCGGCACGGCTCAATCCCCACCTCGAAGCAGCCAGGACCCACACCAAGCAGTGGGCCAGGGACATGGGGATGCTGGAGGGCTCGGACGTCTGGGAGGAGAAGGACCTCGACTCCCACGACTACGCGCTGCTCTGCGCCTACACGCACCCGGACTGCACCGCCGAGGAGTTGGCGACGGTCACCGACTGGTACGTGTGGGTCTTCTTCTTCGACGACCACTTCCTGAAGCTCTTCAAGTACTCGCACGACCGCGAGGGCGGCAAGGCCTATCTGGACCGCCTCCCGGCTTTCATGCCCATGGATCTGTCGGCCGGCTTCCCGGAGCCGCAGAACCCCGTCGAGGCGGGCCTGGCGGACCTCTGGGCGCGGACCGTCCCCTCCATGTCGATGGAGTGGCGGGCGCGGTTCGCGGAGTCCACCGAGCACCTCCTCAACGAGTCCCTCTGGGAACTCTCCAACATCAACGCGGGCCGCATCTCCAACCCCGTCGAGTACATCGAGATGCGGCGCAAGGTGGGCGGCGCGCCCTGGTCGGCGGGCCTGGTCGAGTACGTCACCGCCGAGATCCCCGCCGCCATCGCCGGCACGCGCCCGCTGCGGGTCCTCAAGGACGCCTTCTCGGACGGGGTGCACCTGCGCAACGACCTCTTCTCGTACGACCGCGAGATCCACGACGAGGGTGAACTCTCCAACGGCGTCCTGGTGTTGGAGACTTTCCTCGGGTGTACGACGCAGGAGGCGGCGGACGCCGTCAACGACCTGATCACCTCGCGCCTCCAGCAGTTCGAGCACACGGCACTGACCGAACTGGCCCCGGTCTTCGCGGAGTCGGGCGTGGACGCGGCGGGGGTCGCGGACACGCTGCTGTATGTGAAGGGCCTCCAGGACTGGCAGTCGGGCGGCCACGAATGGCACGCGGCCTCGGGCCGCTACCCGGAGGGGCGGGCCGACCGGGGCTTCGCGTTGGGTGCTCTCTCGGGGCCCGGCACGTCCGCGGCCGACATCAGGCAGCTGATCGGCGCGAGCGGTCTCGGCAGGCTCAGGCAGCACGCGCATGTCCCCTTCCAGCGGACCGGACCCTCCCAACTCCTCGACTTCGACGTGCCGTTCCCGCTCTCGCTCAGCCCGCACCTTCCCGGGGCGCGGGTCGCGCTGGTGGAGTGGGCGCACCGGATGGGGATGCTCAGCGACATCTGGGACGAGCACAAACTCATCGGCTACGACTTCGCGCTCTGCTCGGCGGGCATCGACCCGGACGCGACCCCGGAGGAGCTGGCGCTGTCGGCGGAGTGGCTGGCGTGGGGGACGTACGCGGACGACTTCTACCCGCTGGTCCTCGGCCAGTCCCGCAGCCTGCTCGCCGCCAAGCTCTCCAAGGACCGGCTCGCGGCGCTGATGGCGGTCGAGGGGGAGTCGGAGGTCGTCCCCATGGACGCGATGGAGCGCGGTCTCGCGGATCTGTGGGCGCGGACGGCGGGCCCGCTGGACCTCGAAGGGCGCCGGTATTTCAGGGCCGCCGTCGACACGATGCTCGACAGCTGGCTCTGGGAGCTGGCCAACCAGGCGGAGCACCGGGTCCCCGACCCGGTCGACTACATCGAGATGCGCCGGGCGACCTTCGGCTCGGACCTCACGATGGCGCTCGCGCGCCTGCGGCGCGGGAATGTCATCCCGGCCGCCCTCTACAACAGCGGCCCGATGCGCTCGCTGGAGGGCGCGGCCGCGGACTACGCGGCGCTGATGAACGACGTCTTCTCGTACCAGAAGGAGATCGAGTTCGAGGGCGAGCTGCACAACGCCCTGCTGGTGGTGCAGACGTTCTTCGGCTGCGACTACGAGGCCGCGCTCGCGGTCGTCGACGATCTGATGCGGGAGCGGATGCGACAGTTCCAGCATGTCGCCGAGCATGAACTCCCGGTGCTGTACGAGGACTTCGGGCTCGACGGGGAGGGGCGGCAGGCGATGGCCGACCATGTGCGCGAGCTGGAGGACTGGATGGTGGCGATCTTGAACTGGCACCGGGGCACGCGCCGTTACGGGGAGGCGGAGCTGCTGGCCGACCGGCCCGGGATCCGCCCGCTGCCGCTGGCGCCGACGGGGATCGGGACCTCGGCGGCGCGGGTGTTCGTCGCCGGCTGA
- a CDS encoding xanthine dehydrogenase family protein molybdopterin-binding subunit: MSNDAATATTPETSGTEQEQPAHGLGASLSSADARAKAEGTFPYAADLWAEGLLWASILRSPHAHARIVSIDTSAAAAMPGVRAVVTHADIPGDTAHGRTVADRPVFASDLVRHHGEPIAAVAADHPDTARLAVAAIAVEYEVLEPVTDPEKAFAAEPLHPDGNVIRHIPLRYGDPDITGEVVVEGVYRIGRQDPAPIGAEAGLAVPRPDGGVEIYTASTDPHTDRDLAAACFGLEPDRVKVVVTGVPGATGDREDTGFQLPLGLLALKTGCPVKLAATREESFLGHAHRHPTLLRYRHHADAEGRLVKVEAQILLDAGAYADASSESLAAAVAFACGPYVVPHAFIEGWAVRTNNPPSGHVRGEGALQVCAAYEGQMDKLAAKLGVDPAELRLRNVLATGDLLPTGQTVTCPAPVAELLRAVRDFPLPALPVDTPEDEWLLPGGPEGAGEPGAVRRGVGYGVGMVHMLGAEGKDEVSTATVKVHDGVATVICAAVETGQGFSTLARQIVQETLGVEEVHVASVDTDQPPAGPATHGRHTWVSGGAVERAAKMVRTQLLQPLAHKFGMSTELLQIADGKITSYDGVLSTTVTEAMDGKELWATAQCRPHPTEPLDENGQGDAFVGLAFCAIRAVVDVDIELGSVRVVELAVAQDVGRVLNPRQLAARIEAGVTLGVGAALTENLRTTRGVIRHPDLTGYALPTALDAPDIRIVKLVEERDVVAPFGAKAAGAAPVVASPAAVASAVRAATGRPVSRLPIRPQAAVVTP, translated from the coding sequence GTGAGCAACGACGCGGCCACCGCGACGACCCCCGAGACGAGCGGCACCGAGCAGGAGCAGCCCGCCCACGGGCTCGGCGCGTCGCTCTCCTCGGCCGACGCGCGCGCCAAGGCGGAGGGCACCTTCCCGTACGCCGCCGACCTCTGGGCCGAGGGCCTGCTCTGGGCCTCCATCCTGCGCTCGCCGCACGCCCACGCCCGGATCGTCTCGATCGACACCTCGGCCGCCGCCGCGATGCCGGGCGTGAGGGCCGTCGTCACGCACGCCGACATCCCCGGCGACACCGCCCACGGGCGCACCGTCGCGGACCGGCCCGTCTTCGCCTCCGACCTCGTACGCCACCACGGCGAGCCCATCGCCGCGGTCGCCGCCGACCACCCGGACACCGCGCGCCTGGCCGTCGCCGCCATCGCGGTCGAGTACGAGGTCCTGGAGCCGGTCACCGACCCGGAGAAGGCCTTCGCCGCCGAGCCGCTGCACCCCGACGGCAACGTCATCCGCCACATCCCGCTGCGCTACGGCGACCCCGACATCACCGGCGAGGTCGTCGTCGAAGGGGTCTACCGCATCGGCCGCCAGGACCCCGCCCCCATCGGTGCCGAGGCCGGTCTCGCCGTGCCCCGCCCCGACGGCGGCGTCGAGATCTACACGGCGTCGACCGACCCGCACACCGACCGCGATCTGGCCGCCGCCTGCTTCGGCCTGGAGCCCGACCGCGTGAAGGTCGTCGTCACCGGCGTGCCCGGCGCGACCGGCGACCGCGAGGACACCGGCTTCCAACTCCCGCTCGGGCTCCTGGCGTTGAAGACCGGCTGCCCGGTCAAGCTCGCCGCGACCCGCGAGGAGTCCTTCCTCGGCCACGCCCACCGCCACCCCACCCTCCTGCGCTACCGCCACCACGCGGACGCCGAGGGTCGGCTGGTCAAGGTCGAGGCGCAGATCCTCCTCGACGCGGGCGCGTACGCCGACGCCTCCTCCGAGTCGCTCGCCGCCGCGGTCGCCTTTGCCTGCGGCCCGTACGTCGTCCCGCACGCCTTCATCGAGGGCTGGGCGGTACGGACGAACAACCCGCCGTCCGGCCACGTCCGGGGCGAGGGCGCGCTGCAGGTCTGTGCCGCGTACGAGGGCCAGATGGACAAGCTGGCCGCCAAGCTGGGCGTCGACCCCGCCGAGCTGCGCCTCCGCAATGTGCTCGCCACCGGCGACCTGCTCCCCACCGGCCAGACCGTCACCTGCCCGGCCCCCGTCGCCGAACTCCTGCGCGCGGTAAGGGACTTCCCGCTGCCCGCGCTCCCCGTGGACACCCCCGAGGACGAGTGGCTGCTGCCCGGAGGGCCCGAGGGCGCGGGCGAGCCCGGTGCCGTACGGCGCGGAGTCGGCTACGGCGTCGGCATGGTCCACATGCTCGGCGCCGAGGGCAAGGACGAGGTCTCCACGGCCACCGTGAAGGTCCACGACGGGGTCGCGACCGTGATCTGCGCGGCCGTCGAGACCGGGCAGGGATTCTCCACGCTGGCCCGGCAGATCGTCCAGGAGACGCTCGGAGTCGAGGAGGTGCACGTCGCCTCGGTCGACACCGACCAGCCCCCGGCGGGGCCCGCGACGCACGGGCGCCACACCTGGGTCTCCGGCGGTGCGGTCGAGCGCGCGGCCAAGATGGTGCGGACGCAGCTATTGCAGCCCCTGGCGCACAAGTTCGGGATGTCGACGGAGCTGCTGCAGATCGCGGACGGCAAGATCACGTCGTACGACGGTGTGCTCTCGACGACCGTCACCGAGGCGATGGACGGCAAGGAGCTCTGGGCCACCGCCCAGTGCCGGCCGCACCCGACCGAGCCGCTCGACGAGAACGGGCAGGGCGACGCCTTCGTCGGCCTCGCGTTCTGCGCGATCCGCGCGGTGGTGGACGTGGACATCGAGCTCGGTTCGGTCCGGGTGGTGGAGCTGGCCGTCGCGCAGGACGTGGGCCGGGTCCTCAACCCCCGTCAGCTCGCGGCCCGTATCGAGGCCGGGGTCACGCTCGGCGTCGGCGCGGCGCTCACCGAGAACCTGCGGACCACGCGCGGAGTCATCCGCCACCCCGACCTCACCGGCTACGCACTGCCGACCGCCCTCGACGCCCCGGACATCCGCATCGTGAAGCTGGTCGAGGAGCGCGACGTCGTCGCCCCCTTCGGCGCGAAGGCGGCCGGCGCGGCGCCCGTGGTGGCGTCTCCGGCGGCGGTCGCTTCGGCCGTACGGGCGGCCACCGGGCGTCCGGTCAGCAGGCTGCCGATCCGGCCGCAGGCGGCCGTGGTGACACCGTGA